TAAATACGGTAGTGTCGGTGAGCAGTTCGCTGGCAAGGCTGCCTTCGGTGTTCAGTTGGTTTGTGAAGCGGCTCAGGTCGCGGGAAGCTTTCACCGTGTTAACCGATGTCTGCTCCAGACTGGCCACCAGATTCTGGAAGTTTAGTGCCAGCGTCGAATCCGTCAGCAAGGTGCCTAAGGTGCCCTCACCCTTTACAAGCCGGTCGCTGATCACGCTGAAGTTGCTGGTGATGGTTGCCAGGTTTTTGTTGTTCTCCTGCAGCGTTTTCATGATATCGTCGGTGTTCAGGTTGGCTTCGGAGGCCAGCACATCTCCATCTTCAATAGGTTCTGCCGCTGGCGTACCACCGAAAATCTCGATGATCTTGTTGCCGATAAGGCTTTCAGAGCTGATCCGGGCTTTGGCGTTCTGCCGGATAAAGCGCTGGGCCGACTCCTCGATGTTCATGACCACCTCCACCTGGGAGTCGCCATAGAAATCAATGGCTTTCACGGTGCCAATTTTCACCCCGGAGTACCACACGTTGTTGCCCACTTTTAGGCCTTCCACATCATCAAACAGGGTTTTGACGGTAATACTGCTGATAAATCGTTTTTGCTGTCCACCCAAGGTTAACACACCCACCACAAAGATGATGATGGCGATCAGCACGAATATTCCGACCATTACGGCACGCTTACTTTCTTCGGTCTTCATTATTAGCTTACAAAATTGTAGTCATAAAACATTTTCACACGCTCATCATCCGAGGAGAAAACCTCCTCGAAAGTGCCTTCCCGCTTAAATTCGCCATCCAGCAGCATTACCATGCGGTCGCCCACCGCGCGGGCGCAGGTAAGGTCGTGGGTGATGATGATGGAAGAGGTATTGAAGCGCTCCTGCACCTGGTTGATCAGCTTGTTGATCTCGATGCACGTAATCGGATCAAGTCCCGCGGTTGGCTCGTCGTACAGCATGATGTCCGGCTTCAGAATAAGCGTGCGGGCAATGCCGATGCGCTTGCGCTGCCCACCCGATAACTCGGATGGCATTTGGTTGATTGTTTGCGACAAGCCCACGGCCTCCAGCACCACCTGAACCAGTTCGTCGCGCTCGGCCTTGGTCATGGATTTGGAGTGCCGTATAAGCGGGAACTCCAGATTCTCACGCACCGTCATACTATCATACAGGGCGCTGTTCTGAAACGAGAAGCCTATCCGAAGGCGCAGCTTGTCTAGTTCCTTCGGCGTGAGCTTATCTACCTGCTGCCCCAGCACGTTTACCACCCCTTCGTCGGGTCTCAGCAAGCCGGAGATTATTTTAATCAACACGGATTTACCGGTACCGGACCTGCCCAGCACCACCAGGTTTTCTCCCTGGTACAGGTCCAGGTTCACCTCCTTCAACACTACAAAGTCATCAAAGGCCTTTTTGAGTCCCCTGATCTCGATGACATTGTTCTCCCTGTTTATCTTCGGATTAATCTTCTTCATATGTCAAGCTTACATGTACCTGAACAGGTTAATGACCTGTAGGGCCAGCAACTCCTCGATAAAAATCATGAACATAGCCGTTACCACCGAGGCGTTGGCTGCCTTGCCCACGCCCTCTGTTCCTTTAGACGAATAGTAGCCTTTGTAGCACCCTACCATACCTACGGTAAATCCGAAAATAAATGTCTTGATAACCGAGGAGAAAACATCCAGGAAAGTAATGGCCCCGAAAACCTGCGTGATAAAGGTGGTAAAGCTCGTGAGTTCATTCTGATGCACGTTTACGTATGCCCCCATCAGAGCCACGAAAATCGTGAACATCGACAGGGCCGGGATCATGAACGTAGTGGCCAGTACCCGCGTAACCACTAGAAAGTTGAAAGGGTTGGTGGCCGAAACCTCCATCGCGTCTATCTGCTCGGTTACGCGCATCGACCCGAGTTCTGCCCCAATGCTGGAACCTACCCTACCGGCGGCGATAATGGCGGTTACCAGCGGCGCCAGGGCCCGCACGATGGCGATGGATACGAGCGAGGGAAGCCACGAGGTGGCACCGAAATCCTGAAGCGATGGCCGCGATTGGTTTGTAAATACAATGCCGATGATAAACCCTGTCAGCGCGATCAGCGGCAGCGACCGCACGCCTACCTCGTAACACTGCCTGAGTACTTCCCGGAATTCGTAAGGTGGCACGAACACTTCTTTAAAGAAACGCACGTGGAAATTATATATTCTGTACAGCTCCAGGAAAAGACGGTCGAGCCTGCGTGTGGTCACGAATTGACGCCTTCTGCCTGTATCAGCCTTGTTCTCTTTTAAACCCATCAAGAATGTATGTTCATTAGATTACGTAAACTTAGGAAGTATAAGCTTACGCAAGGTAAATATAAGGTATAATACTTAATCATGCCCACCGCCCCACCGGAATGTACCGTTTTAGCTATACGCCCATGAGCGCCTGCAATGTTTTACCGGAGCAAATTCCTGCTAAACGTAATGTTATTGGTAAATATGCCGGTAAGGATGAAGCGTTGATTCTAAACGGCCTTTGAAGAGTTCTGTTTTGCTTCTGTGCCTGTAGCCCGCGACGGGAAACTGTTAAATTGCATTGAAATAGAAGCTTAAGTTGCGCTGGCACGTAGACAGAGAAAGCTATAAATAAACTTAAACCTTACCTATGAGAAAATTAATCAGCAAAACACTGGTGATGGGTACGCTGGCTGGTATGCGGGCTGTGTCTGCACCTGCCCTGCTAAGCAGAACTCTAAGCGATGAAAAAAACGGTGCCCTCAGCCATACGCCCCTGCGGTTCCTGCAAAATAAATACGTGGCTAACACACTCACAGCGCTTGCCGCCACAGAGATAATTGGTGATAAAGTACCTGATGTGCCAGACCGGATTGAGATGCCCTCGTTGTTGACGCGCATGGCTTCCGGTGCCTTGGTTGGGGCTGCCCTGTTCATTAGCAGTCGCCAGAGTGGTGTGCAGGGAGCAGCGCTTGGGGCAGCGGCTGCTTTGGCAGGCACCTATGCCAGCTTTTACCTGCGCAAAGCCTTAAGAGATAACACCAGCATAGCCGACCCTGTTTACGGTGCCCTGGAAGATGCCCTGGTGATGGGCAGCGGCTATCAGGCTGGCAAACTATAATCTAAGTCTAATGAAAAAGCGCTGGCCATGCACAAGTATGGCCAGCGCTTTTTCACTTGAATGTGTATTCCCCCAGCATGAAATGCAGCTCTCCAGGGAAAGTATATCATAATAATTTTACTTGCTTAACTAACTGAAAACCGGAAGTATAGACAACATGATTTAAACTGAAAACTCGACCACAATTTTAGTGGCTGATCCGTGATTGGCGGTTTCTGCCCAGATCGCGCCGTCGTGGCTCTCAACAATGCTTTTGGCCCTTGCCAGCTCCAGCCCCGTTGAATTTTCATTACCGGTTACCTTTCCGTCGAGGGAGGCATAGCGGTAAAACATGTTCAGCAGGTCCGCCTCTTTCAGTGTAGTGTCTTCGTTGCTTACCTCCACCCGGAATTTGTCATCTGCCTCAAACACATCAATGGCAAGAGAACTGTGCTTTGGGGTATACTTGATGAGGTGGTCCACCAGCAGGGCGAGTGCCTCGTGCATCAGGTTGGGGTCCACCAGCATTTCGCGTCGGCTGGCCACAGAGTAAAACAGCTCCTGCCCTTTGCCCACGGCTACCGCTTCATACTCGTTTGCAACGGCCTCCGCGATAGCGGCCACCGATACCAGTTCGCGTTGTGGGAACACCACCAGCTGTTCGTGCGCCGACTCATGCAGCAGGTTAGCTGTAGTGTTAAGCATGGCAGTGGCTAGGTGCTCTGTTTTCTTGATGATGTTAACGGGTCCCGGCACATTTGCTGCTTCCTTAAGCAGTTCAACCTGCTCCTTAAGTGAAGAATTAATTCCTACCACAATACCGCTGTGCAAGGCATCATGCCTGCGTACCGCCTTTCTGGCCATGGCGCGCATCTCAATGTGCTCCATCACCAGCGTAGCCAGATCGGCAAGTATCTTCATCTCATCTTCACTCGTTTGCCGTGGCTGGTCACTTATAACGCAGACGGTGCCCAGGTTATAACCATCATGTGTAATAATAGGCGCCCCGGCATAAAAGCGGATGCCGCCTTCTGCACTGACGTACGGACTGCTCAGAAGGTCAGGAATAAGGTGCGTATCTTCGAAAACGGTGACAGGCGCCTCGTTAATGATGGTATGAGAGCAGAGGCTGTCTTCCCGGTCCACGCAAGGAACATCCAGCGAACTGAAGTTGGCTTTGTACCATACCCTGTCGCGGTCTACCAGCGACACGAAACCGCTGGAAACGTTGAATATTTTAGCCGCCAGCCGGGTAATTTTCTCGAAGAAAGGCTCCGGGGGCGAATCGAGAATCTCGTAGCGGTAAAGCGCACGCAAACGGCTGACATCATTAACCGGAATAAGGGAGTCCGGGGAAGTATACGCTGGCGTCAGGGAAGATTGCTGCTTATTTGTCAAGGTATGCTGCTGTATGGTTTAAACAAAAATACATAGTACTTTACAGAGCTGCAAGCTTAACAAGGGGTAAATATGGCTTAAAACCCATTTTACCAGTAGACTTGTCGCTTTTCAGAATTGAAAAGCAGGCTTGTAACTGGCGTTTGGATGGAAGGTTATCTACTTTCGCCTGATTTCGTAAAAGTGCCTCAGCCGCCTTGACAAGCGGCCCTGAATTGGCTATACTTACCCTGACAAAATAAAAACTATGCCCAAGATTCTAATAATTGACGACGAAAGGGCTATCCGAAGCACCCTGAAGGAAATACTGGAGTTTGAGAACTATACGGTGGATGAAGCGGAGGATGGCGAAAAAGGCTTGCAGCTGCTCGGCAAAGCCAAGTATGATGTGGTGCTCTGCGACATTAAAATGCCTGGAATGGACGGCATTGAAGTGCTCGAAAAGGCTATGGAGGTGGCACCGGACTCTCCTTTCATCATGATTTCAGCCCACGGAACAATAGACACCGCCGTGGAAGCCACCAAAAAAGGGGCTTACGATTTTCTGCAGAAGCCACCCGACCTCAACCGACTGCTGGTAACGGTGCGTAACGCCCTCGACAAATCGACGCTGGTGACGGAAACCAAGATCCTCAAAAAGAAGATCTCGAAAACTTACGAAATGGTTGGCACCTCTGCTGCCCTCTCGCGCGTGAAGCAGGCCATCGAGAAAGTGGCCCCAACCGATGCCCGCGTGCTGGTAACCGGACCGAACGGTTCGGGCAAGGAGCTGGTAGCCCGTGCCATACATGAGCACAGCAACCGCAGTGGCGGTCCGCTGGTAGAGGTGAACTGCGCCGCGATACCAAGTGAGTTGATCGAAAGTGAGTTGTTCGGGCATGAAAAAGGCTCGTTCACCTCGGCTGTAAAGCAGCGCATTGGCAAGTTTGAACAGGCCGACGGCGGCACCCTTTTCCTGGACGAGGTGGGCGACATGAGCCTGTCGGCGCAGGCGAAGGTGCTGCGGGCACTGCAGGAGCACAAAATTACACGCGTGGGCGGCGACAAAGACATCAAAGTGGATGTGCGTGTGGTGGCAGCGACAAACAAAAACCTGTTGGATGAGATCGAGCAAAAGAATTTCCGCGAGGACTTGTACCATCGGTTGGGCGTCATCCTTATCCACGTGCCTGCCCTGAACGACCGCCGCGAAGACATTCCGGACCTGGTGCAGAAGTTCCTCAACGACATCGCCAACGATTACGGCAACAAGCCCAAAACCATTACGACCGATGCCCTCGCTTTTCTGCAGCAACTGGACTGGCGGGGCAATGTAAGGGAATTGCGCAACGTAGTAGAGCGCCTCGTGATCATGAGCGGCCCTGAAATTACTGCCGAAGATGCCAAAGCTTATGCGCGCCCTGTTGTATAAGCACACTGATTGTCTTCTTAATATCAGCTAGATATTAACTTTATACTTAAACAAGAAAGTCATCCTGATGGGGATGACTTTCTTTATCTCTACACCACAAGAATAGAAGTGTCCCCTTGAGGGGACTACAGGGGTGTTGACAGCTGAAAACTCATAACAGGAACTCAAGCCTTAAGTTATTGCCTCCAAATCTACACCCCTATGGTCCCCTCAAGGGGACAGTTATTCTTGCTGCTAGTTTCCTATTTGGAGGTGGAAACTCGAAAATCATTTTGTTAAGGCAAGTAAGTGGCGCCCTGGTATTAGAAGATATTTACCTATGCTGCCTTGGCTTTTAGACGGCAGCACTGCTTATACTTGAGGCCGCTCCCGCAGGGGCAGGGCTCGTTCCGGCGCAGGCGCTTGCCAAACGGGTTCAGCAGTTCCCTGAAATTTAGGCGGAAGCGGCGTTTCGGATTCTGATCAAACACTTTGGTGAGCAGTTCATACAGCTTCGGGTGTTTTTCAGCCAGCATACCCGGCTTTTCAAAGAAGTATTCCGTCACCACGGCAAAGAACTCGGCCTCGCTGGTAGCGCCGTAACTGTTAATATCCGAGTCGCCTTTCTCTATTTTCTTTATTTCGCGGTACATCAGCTGCTGCCACGGCTCAATCAGCTCGTCCGGCAGGTAGGCTGCTGGCGTACCGTCTATTTCGCCGTCTGCCTGGTCCAGCATGTGCGCAAATTCGTGGATGCCTACGTTTTTGCGGTCCGCCATGTCGTTAAAACCCCTCTCCAGCGCTGGCTTGGACAAAGTGACATAGTGGTCGTTCTGAAACGGGTTCACCCTTCCCAGCACTTCGCTCACCGCCTCACTTTTCTCATCTTTGTACTTCTTGATGCTGCCCGGAAACACAAGCACTTCCCCCAGGTTGCGGTACTCCCAGTCGCGGAAGCCGAAGATAGGAATGATGGCACTCGAAGCCACCAGCACTTTTGTCAGATCGTCCACCTCCACGTCAATGCCCGTAATGCGCTTTTCTGAAAGAAACAGCTGCAGCATCTTTTCAAAGCGGGCTTTGTCCTCGTCTGTCTTCAGCGTATGGTAAAAACCAACGCGATCCAGCAGTATCTTGCGCCACTCAGCGGGAAACTCCCGCTTCAGTATTTGTTTGCGGTGCCTGGTCTTTCGGGAAGCCCATCTATAAAAAAGCAGGCACAGGCCTGCTACAAAAGCAAAAAAAGCGATATATCCCATGGCAACTTAAACGCAGGGCTGGAGGGAAAGATGTTAGTTTACAAGTAAATTACAGCCCCTGATGTCAGAATTATCAAAGCGGCCCAGTACCTCAAAGCTGCCATCTGAGTGCAGGCGCCCGATGTCC
Above is a window of Pontibacter akesuensis DNA encoding:
- a CDS encoding MlaD family protein — translated: MKTEESKRAVMVGIFVLIAIIIFVVGVLTLGGQQKRFISSITVKTLFDDVEGLKVGNNVWYSGVKIGTVKAIDFYGDSQVEVVMNIEESAQRFIRQNAKARISSESLIGNKIIEIFGGTPAAEPIEDGDVLASEANLNTDDIMKTLQENNKNLATITSNFSVISDRLVKGEGTLGTLLTDSTLALNFQNLVASLEQTSVNTVKASRDLSRFTNQLNTEGSLASELLTDTTVFNRLQASMAQLQQATESAAQMTQNLQQTSQKLNNENNAVGVLLSDEEFANTLKQTMQNLETSTQKFDENMEALQSNILLRGFFKKRDKAEKERMEEAEEAGQEPEQQNQ
- a CDS encoding ABC transporter ATP-binding protein, which translates into the protein MKKINPKINRENNVIEIRGLKKAFDDFVVLKEVNLDLYQGENLVVLGRSGTGKSVLIKIISGLLRPDEGVVNVLGQQVDKLTPKELDKLRLRIGFSFQNSALYDSMTVRENLEFPLIRHSKSMTKAERDELVQVVLEAVGLSQTINQMPSELSGGQRKRIGIARTLILKPDIMLYDEPTAGLDPITCIEINKLINQVQERFNTSSIIITHDLTCARAVGDRMVMLLDGEFKREGTFEEVFSSDDERVKMFYDYNFVS
- a CDS encoding MlaE family ABC transporter permease codes for the protein MGLKENKADTGRRRQFVTTRRLDRLFLELYRIYNFHVRFFKEVFVPPYEFREVLRQCYEVGVRSLPLIALTGFIIGIVFTNQSRPSLQDFGATSWLPSLVSIAIVRALAPLVTAIIAAGRVGSSIGAELGSMRVTEQIDAMEVSATNPFNFLVVTRVLATTFMIPALSMFTIFVALMGAYVNVHQNELTSFTTFITQVFGAITFLDVFSSVIKTFIFGFTVGMVGCYKGYYSSKGTEGVGKAANASVVTAMFMIFIEELLALQVINLFRYM
- a CDS encoding DUF4126 family protein: MRKLISKTLVMGTLAGMRAVSAPALLSRTLSDEKNGALSHTPLRFLQNKYVANTLTALAATEIIGDKVPDVPDRIEMPSLLTRMASGALVGAALFISSRQSGVQGAALGAAAALAGTYASFYLRKALRDNTSIADPVYGALEDALVMGSGYQAGKL
- a CDS encoding GAF domain-containing sensor histidine kinase; amino-acid sequence: MTNKQQSSLTPAYTSPDSLIPVNDVSRLRALYRYEILDSPPEPFFEKITRLAAKIFNVSSGFVSLVDRDRVWYKANFSSLDVPCVDREDSLCSHTIINEAPVTVFEDTHLIPDLLSSPYVSAEGGIRFYAGAPIITHDGYNLGTVCVISDQPRQTSEDEMKILADLATLVMEHIEMRAMARKAVRRHDALHSGIVVGINSSLKEQVELLKEAANVPGPVNIIKKTEHLATAMLNTTANLLHESAHEQLVVFPQRELVSVAAIAEAVANEYEAVAVGKGQELFYSVASRREMLVDPNLMHEALALLVDHLIKYTPKHSSLAIDVFEADDKFRVEVSNEDTTLKEADLLNMFYRYASLDGKVTGNENSTGLELARAKSIVESHDGAIWAETANHGSATKIVVEFSV
- a CDS encoding sigma-54-dependent transcriptional regulator, translated to MPKILIIDDERAIRSTLKEILEFENYTVDEAEDGEKGLQLLGKAKYDVVLCDIKMPGMDGIEVLEKAMEVAPDSPFIMISAHGTIDTAVEATKKGAYDFLQKPPDLNRLLVTVRNALDKSTLVTETKILKKKISKTYEMVGTSAALSRVKQAIEKVAPTDARVLVTGPNGSGKELVARAIHEHSNRSGGPLVEVNCAAIPSELIESELFGHEKGSFTSAVKQRIGKFEQADGGTLFLDEVGDMSLSAQAKVLRALQEHKITRVGGDKDIKVDVRVVAATNKNLLDEIEQKNFREDLYHRLGVILIHVPALNDRREDIPDLVQKFLNDIANDYGNKPKTITTDALAFLQQLDWRGNVRELRNVVERLVIMSGPEITAEDAKAYARPVV
- a CDS encoding M90 family metallopeptidase; the encoded protein is MGYIAFFAFVAGLCLLFYRWASRKTRHRKQILKREFPAEWRKILLDRVGFYHTLKTDEDKARFEKMLQLFLSEKRITGIDVEVDDLTKVLVASSAIIPIFGFRDWEYRNLGEVLVFPGSIKKYKDEKSEAVSEVLGRVNPFQNDHYVTLSKPALERGFNDMADRKNVGIHEFAHMLDQADGEIDGTPAAYLPDELIEPWQQLMYREIKKIEKGDSDINSYGATSEAEFFAVVTEYFFEKPGMLAEKHPKLYELLTKVFDQNPKRRFRLNFRELLNPFGKRLRRNEPCPCGSGLKYKQCCRLKAKAA